The genome window aattattctCTATATAGAGTATATCTTTGTGCGGTAtcctaattaaatttattcaattttttgttgtttgtttgtttgcttttcttttgatgTGTAATATTAATGAGGGGTAGGGACTGTGGCTAACTCGATGGGTTATATAATCGTCTAGCGAGGCGCGTTACGCATGCGCCGTGTTGCCATTCCAAGCGTTTAGATTGTATTTGCATAATACATCAGAAACCGGCTATATAGCGACACATCGAATATGTATTTTAGAGGCCTCTTGTTTTCTGTGAATTGGATGCTAAATAGAGTTTTTTTCGCCATAGTTAAGGTGTGTGTAGTatttgatgatgttgttgttgttgctgtgattgtTGCTACTGTTAAGGCCGTCGCGACACTGCGTCACTTTATAGATGAttcatttattgttattatcattgtattttttcattcataaaaaagaaatatgtctgcttctctgtctcttctgtctctctcctgatctcactcacactcattgTCAAGAGTCGAGACTCAGTCGTCTGTCTTTTTCAAGTGCCGCGCATTTGATTTGCCTTTTCTTTTTATCGCTCACATGAATacacatatacaatatacatatattaagaGGCATATGTATAAAGCTCTGTATTATATATGCATTGTGTTACGTATTTGAGTGCCCTACAGAGAAACCAGTTTCAATATATTCCCACATCTCTTGTCCCACTTGAAAGATTTCGGATTTTAGATGCGACTCTCTTCCTCAACCTGATAACGCCGACGACCCAGAGATCGCTGAGCTCCGagatattcaaattattttgtacatATATCTTACGATGCGAACCTTGCTGAATAAAAATGCTAATAATGTGGTCAAAAAAAGTGAACGATTACtgaatgcaaatatttggaaaaGTATAGGTCAAATTTTAAGCGAAAATGATAAAAGataattaaacttaatttacATTAAGTTTGCCTGCTTGCtgattgaaaaaataaatcgcTATTATTAACATACAAGACTAATACTTTCGATTTcaacaataatttcaatttcaatttgctccATTTCATTGCAATTTGTAACCACAATTCATTCAAGTATTAACCACAATTTGAGTCAGCGTTTAGAAACTGAcgaagtaaataaataaccaCTATATACAAGAATCCTACTAAACAAAGAAGTGTAAATCATTGGCACGGTAGTTGCTGACGTCAATGGGTTACACTACGATATAAAACTCGCTGCTTTATGCTTATTCttatgtattttgtgtttttttttttcttctttttgttgttttaaatagATGCGCTTATCGTCGACACAGTTTTTTGCCCACTAAGCAGTGTGGTCAGTGTTTATGCTAGGCATTTATCATGCGAGGTAAATATATCTTTAGCGTTCAGACTCAGCTTCAGCCTctgcttcaacttcaacttcggCTCTGCGGCCACAGCTGCATCAATAATCATCATCTGCGGCCTCTCCACGCCCCAGAGGCCTTTGTGTTAATTTAGCAAAAATGAGCGAGTCAAACAGATGCgattgtcgttgtcgttgtcgccgCAGTGTTTGtggatttgttgttgttggggtacaataacaaaaaaattaaaaaaataaagacaaTACGTCATAATAATGAGCCAAATGAAACACAGCAAACGCAATGCACGATAATAAAAAGCAGTttcaacatatatataatttttttttatatacacgAGAGACTATGAGTACGAGTTGATATATGCACAAATGGATATATACATATCATCAAGTGCAAACATCATGATACTCGCTTGACCCGACCATAAGAAGCCAGCAAAAGACAAAAGTCGAGTGTTCATTTAAAAGATACCCTAGCTTTGAAAATTTATGAGGAAATGATTTTAAAGTTAAacagaaattattttttttggaatttatggaatttaattgattaatatGCTTCAAATTCCCTTTATGTATccctttttaatttaatttcttaaaagttccgttttttttgtttccctttttaatttaatttattatttataaattgatcTAATTAAGACGTTTGAAAAgatttgataataaaataaaagcaaagtgtCAACAATATTGATTGCCTTTTGTCACTCTGTAGGCATATTCAGAGCTCAGTTTTCTACAGACTTGACTTGACAGTCTTTTAAGGCTGGTGTTTTATCTGGCATGTGGCTTAAGTTATGACTGTGACTGGGCGAGAAGTTCAGCGTTGAGGGCAATCGTTGAAGAACTTCTTCCAGACAGTCgaagaaagagacagagatggGGAAATGGAGACAGAttcagatgcagatgcagaatTACAGAAGTACAGAAATATGAATAAGAAATAAGACTAACGAGTaaaagaaactgaaacagaagcagaaagagaaacagaaaccgaaacagGGCCCAgcaactgaactcaactgacGCACATTTTGTACTATGGAACATACAGTGTTTATATGCGTTAAATGTATATGtagtttgtgtttgtgtgtgtgtatgtatatttatattatacactcgcttattttacttttattggtTTTGTTTGGGCATTGGGGCATTGTATGTTGTTTATATTGAATGACTGACtaactaactgactgactgactgactgactgtggCGGCATTTTAGGTTTATTTATGCAGCACGGCCAATGGAAACTCTCTGAGGTAGGCAAaacttttattcttttttctttctttctccaTATTGCTTCTGATTATTGTAATTTCTTGTTGCGATTTGCGAAGCCCTTTTTGCAGGGCGACAGAGAAAGGCAGAAAggagaaaagaaaacaacagaaTTCTCTGCAGCCCGTGACTGACTACATAATGTAATAATCAGGAAGTGAACATCAGTCGATATTGCAATAGACCCAACCAGACGTCCAAGACCaagacgtcgacgtcgtcgtcgtcgtcttctcTTGTTAATGCATTGGACAATGCGGCTTTTGTTATAAACTGTTTTCCTCACTCTGTCTCCGTCTGCATCTCTTTCGCTCGCTCTGTCCCTGCCCCTTTTTGACGACACCGACGTCtagaccaacaacaaaagcgggCAATTTTTGCACTTATCCGATATTCGCACAGCCGCAGCTTGCGTTCTGCCCAACTATTGTCCCTGTACTGAGTGACACATTCTGGCAGTCAAGACACGCAGCCAGGCAGTCAGGCAagcagtcaggcagtcagtcagtcaggcagcCAGGCTGGCAATTGTGTAAATAGTCGATTAGCTCGGGTTATGTACACATGATTTGACAGGCAGTCGGGCAGCTGTGGCGCGACAATAACTGCATACCCCCGACTATTGTCTCCAAATTAAATTGGCatcacaatttatttgctaCCTTAAATGGCAATTGTTTAATCTCCGttgcagtagcagcagcagcagtcgcatcCTAAAACACTTTAGTTTCATAGTTTTGACAATGAACCAGTTCAAAgttgatattaaaaaaatcatgTCGAAGCTGCTACTTATGTAGTTCAGTTCACTGAGAAAGCTTTGTTACCTCTGTTTATTGCAGTTGCTTTCATAAAAATTCTTAAGCTCTGCCCAGCGCAACAAATCACAcgaatatacacacacacatacgccaCGCACACTTAAGCAACAAAATGCGTAAAGCAACAGGCgtttgaaaacgaaaaaagctTAGAAGTGGCAGCCCAAAAAGCTTTGGCCAGGCAACAAGTTGGAGCCACAGGAACGGCAAAATGTATTGCGAGAGCACAAGAGAGCAATGACTGTAGTAgcagtgtgagagagagagcaagctcatatacatacacacacatacagacacacctGCAATCGAAAACTTTCTCAGCCGATGTCAGCGTCGCAGCAGCGTCTTGCTTAGATTTACTAGTGTTGTTGTAGCGTGTAATTTACAAACAAATCTGCAGaagagcaacacacacacacacagtatagtatataatattttggtCTATTGCAAAAACGTGCAACAATGACGTCGCTTGTCTGTGcccaataataacaacaacagccaacaacaaaacaaattttaaacgATGTGCCAACTGATTGAATTGAGTGGCAATTGGAGGGAGGCGGTGGTGGAGGTAGTGGTAGAGGAGGGGGGAGGAACTGCTGGGTCGCTCTTACGTTTACGTTAATTGATACAAAGTTTCAAACGCGCGTCTCTCGATatctatttataaatgtttcaGCAGCAGAGTCGCTATTTTCGCGCATTTGTTTGATTCGGCAACGAATCTGATTGCGATTGCCTaacgtgttgttgttgttgctgctgttagtTTGGCGGCCTGTGCCTGCcctaaaatgtaaataaacaaatgaaagaaaggtaagcaacagcaatggcaacagcaacggcagcacataaacaattacaacaataaatgtgtatataatTGTATGCTAGCCACGGGCGCAAGCAAAGTTTACAGTaaccaaaatgaaatttacgTTTGCTATCTGCGTCTCTCTTGATATGGAAAAATAATTTGGCGGTCGATTTTTACGCATGCTGCCCCccgaaaattaaatttatgttttattgctgACGTTATTTGTTTACACGCACATTAGCATTAatgtaacagcaacagcaatagcaacgtTGCCACTGCTGACGCAGTTCAGCAACATTCATTCTCATCCATCAAAGTGGCAGAGAGcgagaaaaaaattaagtagaaatttgtatttagttaGTTATAGTTAACGCCCCGAAAATAGACACAATATAAAGCGGCTGCAATCAAACAGCTGTCAATCAGCACGAAGTTGGCAACGCTGCCTCTCTCCCTTTTTCTTTTCCTCTTCctcccgcacacacacactcacacttccAGTGTGCCGATAACAAACAACGCAAGATTATATCGATTGCGATGTTAATCGTTAATTGCAAGCGCCGCTCACTTCACGCATAGCCAACTTTTTGGCTCCCTCTCACCCACGATTGCAAtagtaaattgcaaaaaaaaaaaataacaataacaatagtaaATTATAAAACCTATTAAACTGCaacattttcgttttattttaattgagcATGCGTGGGTCTGTcagtgtctgtctgtctgcccgtCTCTCTGTCTATTTGCCCACGCTTTATGCTCTAATTCAGTTTGGTTAGAAATCGATTgcagcaacaaagcaaaagcaacagcaaagcaaagtaaagcagaagcaaagcaaaacgaGCAAGCAAAACATTCAATTTACAGCTGCAAACTAAGTACTTACAAGCACTCAGGTGGGGGGATGGGAAGGTAGTGGAGGTGTAAGAGGCGTAAGGGGGAGCTGTTGGCGCTTCCGAAAGGCAATAGGCAATTTTGTCGCCTGCGCTGCGAGCTCAAGTGAAAATTGGTGAAAATCTGCTGGCAAATGTGTCAACAAGTGCCAAGTTTAAACGCGCGTGaaacgcaacaacaataataataacaacagcagtatAGTCAACGCTTTTCACTTAATTTCAACTAAAAGTTCCCCCCACCCACCACCAGCGCAACTTCTGTGTGTAGCGAAGATTCTTGAGCTGCAACCAAATCTAGATCCGGTTCAGCAAGTTTACCGCAAGCTAGttacaatacacacacacaccccacacacacacacaccccacacacacacactctagcACTTGCACACAAGATGAGTACGTTGAGGAAACTAGAGATGAGCCCGTGCTGACACGACTTGTAAGTTTAAGTATCGATGCAATACCTAACTACAActaaaaattagttttgctaCAAACTATCGATAGGAAGAACTACAACTCACCTGTGTAAACGATCCGTTTGCTCGGCTTCGTTTTGCAGCTCATTGATGGCAAACAATTCCATTTCGCCGTTGCGTCCAAAGATTCCATTGGGTATCTTGCGCAGAAACTTTTTTCAGCACACTCGCAATGGTGAATACCGAATACTTATCGACGTTCACCAGCCGTCCCGCCTGCAGGAAATGGATGAGCTTCTTCATCGATGCCTGATGGCCAGGAGCACGAAAAACATCGCGACGATTGGGCGATTCCTTATTCAGTTTGAGTATGAGCACGAGCAGCGGTCCcggaatgttgttgttgtgcttgcaCACCTCCTCCAGCGGCACACCAAACTTGACCTTTTCCAGGCGATATGGATATCCAGGTGCTGTCGCTGGATGGCCGCAGGAGGTGACAACATTGCCCAAATCGGCGGCGCGTCGATGCACGCGTTCAGCCCAGCTGGacattgtgtatgtgtgtgtgtgcgagtttgtgtatatgtgtgaACGCTTTGCGTGCTTGTATGCGTGCGTTTATTTGCCTGCGTattgcgtgtgtgtatgtatatgtttatgtatgtgtgtgggcaGCGCTTTTCTTTCGGGCGTTCGTTTTTCACAGAAAAATGTGCTCGCTCACAatttgatgctgctgttttaTGCTGGTCAAAAACATGTTCCTGTTTCCCCTTTACTTTCCACTGGAATGTGTAACagcgtagttgttgttgctattttgtagatatcgttgttgttgctgctgctgctgtttctgttaatttttcttcgttttttttgttgttgttttgggcgttgtttgaattttcttcgtacatttgatttaattattatttcgttCGTTACCGATTTTTCGAATGATCTTTTATGcgtttgtatatttatgtacgtttgtatgtgtgtatgcttgCTTTGATttggcaatttcaatttttttatgcTCGCGCAGCAGCCACTCCTGTATGcacttttttgttggttgcttttgctttttcgctctctcttcgCACAGTTTAAGCGTTGATTTGCGCGTCGCGTTGCAGCATATTGAACGAAGGAAAATGATATTCACCCACATGCACGGCGACAACTTTGTTAATGATTGAAATGTGTAAGAACGCGGCACggaattgttgttgcccctcTTTTTCTTCTatctattaaattaattggTTAGTTTTCGTGGctcttaaaataattttcatatcTCCGCACGCACGCACGACTTGCAACTCGCAGCACTTTTTGTTCACTGTTGCTTAACACTGCACACGCATACAACAAAAACGCGAGCAGTTTACAGTGCTGTTATTAACAGTGAGCATTCATTTTTTCATGGAGAATAAACGGCCACAATCGTTAATCGGTTTTAGgttcaattttgtatttagttaatttgttggcaatcattactttaatataaaacattGATAAATCAAAGCTCTAAACCATCTGCATTTTTCAGTAAACAAAATTAGAATATAATTTCAAAGTTCGAATTTAACAGCTGATACTTTTCCAGTATTTGTATAACAGAGCCAATAGAGCTTGACAGAGCAATAACATTTTCAATGTCTCCAAGCACACTGCCTTATCGATTACTTCAAACGATTACCAAAGttagtttaaaataattgtgtgGCCAAACTTTGGCATATAATGTTATGTTACTTTTGAAATTGCGGTTGACAGTCTTATTCACTATCAGCTGTGggaaaaaatactatattcaaaCAATAAGTTAAACAACAAagttaaaaaaagaaaaataaatcaaaagcaatTAATTCTTTAACGGGAATGCcagttttacattttcaaagtGAAGTTAAAGCTTGTTTTGTGAgaacagtatatttttgacGAAAAAccgtatatttaaaatttttcaaatgtgGTCACACTGCAACGGCTTAGTATCGAATCTCTAATTATGGCGAATATGTGTAAAGTGAAATTGTTGCAAACGAAGAAgtgaatacaaatacaaagcAAGTCAGTTAATTAAGCAAGTTATTCATTGCACGTTTATCAGTGAAAAAGAAGTACGTATTTGTAACACAATAGGCTGTTTGCGTTCAATTACAAAATCTgtgacacacacatacacgcacattGATGcgtcaatttttatttgtgttttgtctcaaaaatatttttgttgtctgcttCACAACGCCGAccataataacaacaacagcaagaacaagaGCAACTCTAATaccagcaacaaaacaacagtAAGAACAAGGAGGGCCACGGAAAACGCATCGTTTTCTAAactctttcgctctcgctctggcCAAATAGATACATacgttttaaaatatagtagTGGATGACAAAAGCGCGACAATCGCTTatccaaaaaccaaaaaaattttcaagttccatttgcaacaacaatttgaatgcATGCATGCATGAACTtgtaagtgtgcgtgtgtacgTGTTTGCCTGTGTGAGTGCCGCTGCTCACCTTGAATCCgtcaacgacgtcgacgacgacgttgctgctgttgttgttattgctgcctctgcctcagCCGCTGCCTCTGCTTCCCTCGGCTGCGTCAGCGTATAAGATATTGACCCTGGACGTCTGATACATATTcgaagcaacacacacacaaacattcgctcgtttttgatttatttagtttttttttttttgttattgcttgtAGGTGAACCAAATGACCACCGCTGCATCCACATCGCAAAATGCGTCGTCAACGCTCTTGGCCGCTGccggggcaacaacaacaacatccacactgacaacagcaacatcaacgcAACAGCCAAGCAGCTCAGCAGTTCGTGCCCTGGCCATGGAATACAAATCCCTGCAAGAGGAGCCGGTGGAGGGATTTCGTGTGAAACTAATGAACGATGATAATCTATTTGAATGGGAAGTGGCCATATTTGGGCCACCGGATACCTTGTATCAGGGCGGCTATTTCAAGGCACATATGAAATTCCCAAATGATTATCCATATTCGCCGCCATCCATACGCTTCCTCACCAAGGTCTGGCATCCGAACGTCTACGAGAACGGGGATCTATGCATATCGATACTACATCCTCCGGTCGATGATCCGCAGAGCGGCGAACTGCCCTGCGAACGTTGGAATCCCACACAGAATGTGCGTACCATTCTCCTCTCGGTCATATCGCTGCTCAATGAACCCAACACTTATTCACCGGCGAATGTAGATGCTTCGGTGATGTATCGAAGATGGCGGGACTCGCAGGTAAGCAGTTGGCTTTTCATTATGATACCATTCATGTTCTAATATTACACTGCAGGGTAAGGACAACGAGTATCCGAATATCATACGCAAACAGGCGCTGGCTGCCAATGCGGAAGCGAAGCGTGAGGGCATTGTGGTGCCCATGACACTGGAGGATTACTGTTTGAAACCAACGGTTAAGCCCAGTACAGAGTCGGGCCTGGATGCGAATTTCTATGATGATGATTTCGATTTGGAAACTGAAGATTTGCCCACAGATTCcgaggatgaggatgacgaggacgacgatgaggatgatgaagaggatgaggatgacaacgatgatgacgacgacgtaAATGAAGAGAATCAGCAGGAAAAGGGTAATGGCGATAGTGCTGCGATTAGCAAAACTAAatgcaagaacaacaacggTCTGGTTGCAACGAAAACAACTGCAGCTGGTGGCGCTTCAGCGGATGACACCGAATCTGCCGATGATAGCGGCAAGGGCGAAACCTCATAATGCTGCAACCACAACCAGAAGCATCTGCAATTTCTCCTCAATAGCTCCTTGCCCTAGGCCTCCGTGTAGCATTTAAATCGAAGTCTGGTGTGAACaatctgtctgtgtgtgcgtgaatCGAGCTAGGAGGCGTTTAATACAACATCAACCCCAAATCGCTATGCTTATGTCATTTATCCCGATACACAAGTTATTGCATctatatacaacaacaactaaaactaaaaaccaGTCAGCCAATCAAACTCAGCTCcagcaacaaaacagctaATAACCCTCAGCCAGCCAGTTAGCTTCAGTTTTCTGGTCAGGcctattttgtattttgaacCAATCCATTGAATCGAGTTTCGGTAGCTTGCGAATCctttcaacaacaacaaagaaaagcaacaaaaacaactgaatatgaatatatatacaatgtaTTAGctgtaaattattatttaaaaaatatatatatatactaaactaCAGATTAAAGCATATATATATGCCGGAAGAGTGGGTTATGCGGGGAggattttttaaaaaataaatatacaaaattaaccTCCAAATGGGGAGAGATTTATCCTAAAAAAAGCTAAAGTGAAGCGTAAAACTACATATAAAAATTTGCGGATTAAATCAGTGGATTGTCAATGTCTAAAATGTAGAAATTAAGCAATTTGTAAGTGCAACAAAACcgaaatatgaataaaaagaACTAAATCTGCAATATAGAGAAACGAAAAGTTCGcattgtataaattaaattgcaaagataaataagccaaataaaatgacaacaaaaaatacgaGTTTTTTAGTTTGCATGTGCTTAATTGTTCGATTGAAAGtcattgtttaattaattaattgtatttgttttatttttatttgtaactACTTTAGCTGTGAATCAACTGCTTGATAAACTGCTTTCGTTTGCACTGCTTGCAAAATTACTGCAGTGTATTGAGACCAATTTAACCCTCTAGTGCCcaaattttcttttccaa of Drosophila nasuta strain 15112-1781.00 chromosome 3, ASM2355853v1, whole genome shotgun sequence contains these proteins:
- the LOC132791152 gene encoding ubiquitin-conjugating enzyme E2 R2 isoform X3 encodes the protein MTTAASTSQNASSTLLAAAGATTTTSTLTTATSTQQPSSSAVRALAMEYKSLQEEPVEGFRVKLMNDDNLFEWEVAIFGPPDTLYQGGYFKAHMKFPNDYPYSPPSIRFLTKVWHPNVYENGDLCISILHPPVDDPQSGELPCERWNPTQNVRTILLSVISLLNEPNTYSPANVDASVMYRRWRDSQGKDNEYPNIIRKQALAANAEAKREGIVVPMTLEDYCLKPTVKPSTESGLDANFYDDDFDLETEDLPTDSEDEDDEDDDEDDEEDEDDNDDDDDVNEENQQEKGNGDSAAISKTKCKNNNGLVATKTTAAGGASADDTESADDSGKGETS
- the LOC132791152 gene encoding ubiquitin-conjugating enzyme E2 R2 isoform X1; amino-acid sequence: MTKARQSLIQKPKKFSSSICNNNLNACMHELVNQMTTAASTSQNASSTLLAAAGATTTTSTLTTATSTQQPSSSAVRALAMEYKSLQEEPVEGFRVKLMNDDNLFEWEVAIFGPPDTLYQGGYFKAHMKFPNDYPYSPPSIRFLTKVWHPNVYENGDLCISILHPPVDDPQSGELPCERWNPTQNVRTILLSVISLLNEPNTYSPANVDASVMYRRWRDSQGKDNEYPNIIRKQALAANAEAKREGIVVPMTLEDYCLKPTVKPSTESGLDANFYDDDFDLETEDLPTDSEDEDDEDDDEDDEEDEDDNDDDDDVNEENQQEKGNGDSAAISKTKCKNNNGLVATKTTAAGGASADDTESADDSGKGETS
- the LOC132791152 gene encoding ubiquitin-conjugating enzyme E2 R2 isoform X2 gives rise to the protein MTKARQSLIQKPKKFSSSICNNNLNACMHELVNQMTTAASTSQNASSTLLAAAGATTTTSTLTTATSTQQPSSSAVRALAMEYKSLQEEPVEGFRVKLMNDDNLFEWEVAIFGPPDTLYQGGYFKAHMKFPNDYPYSPPSIRFLTKVWHPNVYENGDLCISILHPPVDDPQSGELPCERWNPTQNVRTILLSVISLLNEPNTYSPANVDASVMYRRWRDSQDNEYPNIIRKQALAANAEAKREGIVVPMTLEDYCLKPTVKPSTESGLDANFYDDDFDLETEDLPTDSEDEDDEDDDEDDEEDEDDNDDDDDVNEENQQEKGNGDSAAISKTKCKNNNGLVATKTTAAGGASADDTESADDSGKGETS